A genomic segment from Mastomys coucha isolate ucsf_1 unplaced genomic scaffold, UCSF_Mcou_1 pScaffold7, whole genome shotgun sequence encodes:
- the LOC116081576 gene encoding keratin-associated protein 4-12-like, with translation MNVFRKQAHCKGVLCCKNSVFVVCCVVRTVCSWCAVLSEQCVRGLLCCQNSVFVVCCVVRTVCSWCAVLSEQCVRGVLCCQNSVFVVCCVVRTVCSWCAVLSEQCVRGVLCCQNSVFVVCCVVRTVCSWSAVLSEQCVRGLLCCKNSVFVVCCVVRTVCSWSAVLSEQCVRGYPSYFLQYSKVTS, from the exons atgaatGTATTCAGGAAACAAGCACACTGCAAAGGTGTGCTGTGTTGTAAGAACAGTGTGTTCGTGGTGTGCTGTGTTGTCAGAACAGTGTGTTCGTGGTGTGCTGTGTTGTCAGAACAGTGTGTTCGTGGTTTGCTGTGTTGTCAGAACAGTGTGTTCGTGGTGTGCTGTGTTGTCAGAACAGTGTGTTCGTGGTGTGCTGTGTTGTCAGAACAGTGTGTTCGTGGTGTGCTGTGTTGTCAGAACAGTGTGTTCGTGGTTTGCTGTGTTGTCAGAACAGTGTGTTCGTGGTGTGCTGTGTTGTCAGAACAGTGTGTTCGTGGTGTGCTGTGTTGTCAGAACAGTGTGTTCGTGGTGTGCTGTGTTGTCAGAACAGTGTGTTCGTGGTCTGCTGTGTTGTCAGAACAGTGTGTTCGTGGTTTGCTGTGTTGTAAGAACAGTGTGTTTGTGGTCTGCTGTGTTGTCAGAACAGTGTGTTCGTGGTCTGCTGTGTTGTCAGAACAGTGTGTTCGTG GTTACCCAAGTTATTTCTTACAGTACTCAAAAGTCACCAGTTGA